The genomic stretch CAAAACTGTAAAATAGAAAAAAGCTTCTTACATGATTCATGCAAGTGGTTGGTGAATCACAGTAGAACTGGTCTATGATTATTGGATTCTCAACATCAATCATCTCCACGTTTTCAAAGCGTACTGCCTTAACATATCCTGATCCTCCCTGTACAAAAATATCACATATTTCAATCAACTTTCCAGAGTATCCATGTCCTTTCTAGGTAACCTTtatttgaagaaaaaggtgaCACTGAACATCAAGGAAGTTTCAAAGGTACTTACTTGCCAGGTCTTTATTCTTACACCATTTTTAGTGCCAGTAAGTTTTGCCATGTCCAAGACAACACCTGTAACTATGCCTGTTGAATTGTCCTTCCCAAGGCTTCCTATGCTAACAAAGGCATTCAACAGAAAGAAATCACATTGTTCTTACAAACATGCAGATGATTCTTAAAATGCCTGATACTTGAGGTACCTGATTCCATGCCCTGGCCCACATTGAATGCTTTTCATCTTGATATTTTTGCTGGCGTTCACAATTGAAATACAATCATCCCCTATTTGACCAATAGAATGATCAATAGTAAGTGCATTATCCTACATGTACTTCACTGTTCTTTTCTTCTCTAAAACCACCACAATGATAGTGACGTTTCATAAGCATTTTTTGTCAAAAAATGTCGTACAGAATACTCTTCTTTCCTCTATCtcttcattaattttctcattgaatAAACAAGATATATAATTGATCTTCAATGAGTTTGACATTTAGAAATATTTGTTTTGTCTCTTATTCTTCTCCTTAGTAAACCTTTCTCAATAACTCCTCAAGAAACAAAAATGAATACAAATATGCCTGTTACTTCTGAAGGATGATTAATGTACATCTATTTCATATATTAGTCATGTACCTGTTCCAATGTGGCAATTCTGGATGGCAACGTTAGTTGAATCAGTAATGTGAATACCATCTGTATTGGGGCTATCTGATGGGGCGTTTATGTGCACTCCAGATATTCTTATGGCTTCAGAACGGGATATTGTGAAGTGCATCTGCTGAGCAAACTGGATAGTGAGGTCTTTCACCCTTATCCCAGAGCTTGAATCAATTGTAACTGCCTGTAACATCAGCAATTATCAATATGATAAACAAGTACACAAATGTATCTTTTTACGGAAGTTAGCAAAATGAACTTGTTTGTCACATTTTCATAGTCGTCAAAGAAAGCATTGCTAAATATTTTTCCCAGCATGGGCCATGACAAGACTTGCAATGAATATCATGAATTAAAATTCATGATATTGTTTGCCTTGTTGATGGTATTTCTAAAATGTTACCAtatcacaatttttttttcttgtattactaatttgaaaattttgaaatgtaTAAATGATAATTAGTTTGTGTAGTTCAATTGCAAGCATAATTAAGTTGGGATGTTAAAGATATCCTGAACTGAAGATTCCCAAAACACATACTCCATAACCCACTCATTGCTGCCTAAAGGTTGATCAATCATTCATCAGAATCTGACTTGAAAATAGTAAAGGTATTGAGGAATACGGTAAACCATTTAACCTCTAGTGAGTTTTTGATGAAAACATCTTGGTCGACAAGACCCTTGGCCAATAAAAGGCTTTACTAACAATATATGTCCTAGGTCTGCATCTTATTTTGATGAAATACCAAGCTAGTAAATATTTGCATACACATAAATCTTACCGTAGGAGCCCCTTTGCATGGCTGCAAATAGAGAAAAAACTTAAATGAGATTTGAGGATAAAGTAAAAGACAAAATATTCAGACATATTAGATATTCATACATTTTTTTTGTTGATTTTGCAGGAAGCGGCCCACCATTTGCTACCAGAACCATCAATTATGCCACCTCCCTGAAACTTGACTCCATTTAGCTTCGAGAAAGAAAGCCAAATTTTTGAGTATTTGGGATTCCAATCATCGGGCTCTTCTGGTGCTACTATTATCCCACTCACCTGATCAATTAtatatatgccatgatatctcaGGCAGATAAGTTGTACGTCATACATTTTAAATGACTTTAGAAATAAAAGTTAATTGTTCATACAGCATGATAGAAATTACAAAAACAAAAAGTCTATGTTTTGGAAattcacatcatcatcatcaagccATGCTTGTCACAACTATTTGGAGTTAGCTACACGAATCTTATCCCTTCATTAAACTCTATGCAATTATAttagaaatattaaaatttattaagctATGTTTATTTCCTGGATTATTGCTTTCTTTTGTCCCTTTCTATCTTATATATCTTCCACTCTAGTTGATTCTACTCTTTTAACGATATAATTTATGTCGCCTTTGGACATAACAAGACGATGTCAACATATTTTCACTTTTGATCATCTATTGAAGCTACACCCAATTGTTCTTGAATATTAATGTTTTTTCCTTTATCCTATCTACTAAATCCACATATTTATTTTAGCATCGTGTTGACTCTTAACAGCTCAACACAAACATCCATAAAGTATGGTGTGTCATACcacaattatatataaaattttacttttagcGCAAGGGAACATGATGATGACATGACTCCAAAAGCTCCTCTTGATTTAGACCACCTACTCTTTATCACATTAATAAAAATTTCATCAATATCTCTTTTACAAGGAACAATAGTCCTAAGATATCTAAAGCTCTTAGTTACATGAATTTTAAGTCCATCCATCTTTattatttcattaattttttttcttgttacTAAACTATATTGTTTCATCATCAATTTAGTTTTAGTCCTATTATCTTAAAACCttcagtttttaaaatttttctctacAATTTAACATGTGAATATAATCGATTAACAGGTTTATCGTAAATATGTTTGGTTAGTTCATCTAGTACCATTCAGTACTAATGTGAAAATATAGACTTAAGTATAATATTATGTATGCCTTGCCAGGTGCCAAATAGAAGTAGAATTAGTACCTGGATAATTAGATTTCTCTCACAAGGTCCTACAAATTTTGTGGCATTAACCTTATAACGACGGTTCTCTGGCACTAGGAAAACTGCATCCTTCAAAGAGCATGCCTCATCCCAAGCATTTTGAAATGCCTAGCATaagttttagaaataaaaaggaaattaaatgcaAGGAAACCGAATCAATGGTGCAACAatcaaataatattatattatgctAGAACAGTAGAGGGACTTCCAAAATCAGTTGCACCGAATATCACTGAGTCTTGAAATCTGCAGAATTCAAAGTGAAAATATAGTTGCTGAAGCGCTGAACCTACAATTTCTATAACCCATTAATGAAAATCTTTAACCACATTGGGAAATGAATTTAGCCGGACAAATCTATCAAGCAGATGCTATGTTAATATGATAGATCtctcacaattttttttttttttgtaatagtGACAATATGTGCATAAACAAGTTTGAAAATGACCTTTTAAATTGGTTAGTTACTAAAATCTAGAAAATTATTGGAAATATTCATAGAGCCGTGTGAACTTATGCCAAATGATAGAGAAAATAGCAGCATTAAACATCAAATTAGATAGTGGTGACTTTAAACAGTTTCAATTATTAAGAAGTTCCTATGAGAAGTATAAATTATAGATGCATTCCAATGATAAAAATAGATTTCCAAAAATGATGCAAACTAAGTATGTAGAATGctcaaaaaatagaataaaaatgtCCAGTTTTTGCCCCAGAATATATCAACCGGATGTCAAAGTAGTTTTTCCAGCGAAAGATGCTAATGCAAGAACTAGTTTTACTAGCTGGTGCAGCTCCACCTGAGTGTCATCTGCTACTCCATCACCAACAGCTCCAAAGCTATCAACGTTCACAGGAATGCGTGCCCCCTTTTCACTTTTGAGCATCAGAAATGAATCCATTTCATCCTGAAGTTCTCCTCCATATTCCTGCTCTTCTTCTCCATAACCATCAAACCAAAGGTTGGTGCTCTGAGGAGAGGAACTCTCCTCTCCGCTACAGCTCACATTTATTATCAACAAAGGAATAATTAGAAGAGTAAATAAGCCTAGTATTTTCTCCATGCTCTCAGGAATTTGATCGGCAATTCAAACCACGCAATAAATAACTGGAGTTTAGTGGTCTAATATAAACCAAGAGACCATACGAGGCAAAAAGAGAAAGTTACTTTAAAGAAAAAAGGCAAACCATGGAAGAGCTCTCATGCCTTCACAGTAGAAAAAAATCTTGGCTTGGCTTCGAAGGTTGGAAGACAATCATGATGGCGGTCTCCTTGTGACTTGAAGTATAAGAGAATTAGCTGCTGACATTCCACGCCTGAAATGTATGCTTTACTCCTCCTCCACCACCTCCTGCTCCAGGATAAGCAAAGATCCATGATATGTTTTCCCGGTAATAATGGGATACAGGTGTGGTTTCCTCTTGCACCACTTTTTGGCGTCAATCGTAGATTCATAGCCACAGCTGtcatggcttccttcttctttacTCCAGTACCTTGCGATGGAGGAGTATAAGGCGGCGGCAGATGGTTGGGGGCTTGAGGTGTCGTCGGAAAAGATGTCGGTGGCGATGAACCAAAGGAGCGGCAGGCGGCAGGCGGCAGCGCAAACGAATGGCACAGTCGACGCCATAGGAACTCCGACACCACGCATTTCGTGCCCTAATGGAAGAGTGTGTAAGATGAAGTAGACGAAGAGGAGAGACGGCGGAAAAGCCGCGCTTCCGATGCGCCATGTCAGAGTGAATGTTGATCAGTGTTTAAGACGAAGGGTCAATTTTGGGTTTCCAAGTTAGTCCCAACCGCCTGAAACCTGACTCAACCTCCGAACAGTGTGCAAGCTTAATGGTCCAATTGATAGAAAACATATACTATGTATTTATAGTTGTAAATAATTTAAAGAATAGATATATAAATTGGAAAAAACAATACATTTgctaaataatttttagaatagaGGTTGAAGCAAGTTAAATAATTATATTAGCATTAATTTTTATGTCTTTGCGTACTCTTTAACATAAAATGCAAAGATATACcttcattgtttatttttttaattaaaaaaaaatcatctgaGCCAATTATTTATCCCTCCTCTTTTCCTAGGGGGAAAAAATGATTATGCTTATTTTAGACTTTTTCATTATTCATTCTTAGATTGATTATGTGAACGGAGATAATTGACCCCTTATCTTAAAGTTATCATCCTTTAATCAATTGAGCACTCCTGGGACATTATTCATCCTTCCTCCAATTGAGGTCAAGTGGATTATAGATTTGTGTGAAGCCCTAGGGTTACGGTGCAGTGGAGGGGTGCCAAGTTATCACCCAAATATCTACGATTCGATCCCTAACTACTGTGTATTTGTATGAATTTTTCCTTATGGGGGCACAACCACAGGATGCTAAGCTTTTGGGTCGCCTGttgcgagcgcttcccgatttactctAACAGTAGGTGAGAAACTTCCTTAGGGTCGAGTCGGTCTCCCTAAGTTTGGTGTTACATGGTTCAATTTTTTTTACCTAGGGCTACAATGCAGCGAGAGGGTGTCAAGTTATCACCCATGTACCCGCGGTTTGATCCCTAGTTATGATGCATTTGTAAGTacctcatggtagttttgatgtaatcaaccaagtcaagttaggtcttgttatcttttgatgtcttatgtctaagtgtacaggaacttaggagcacaggaagtgaGCGAAAAATGTAATTAACGAGAAgaatgacatgggagagagtcgacgggctcggtgcgtccgaaggacaaggtgctgcggaagagtatgctagcagacgagaaggaaccTGTGGtgtttccgagagacgagaagccgaagcagaaAATTACTCGAGAATGTCAGaatatgggttcgggtgagccctattccagatggtcgagatcacccaagcgagctgaGCCGGAGTGGAAACCTGGACAGAAAGTTAACCTTAAGTTGACTTTGGTTCTGTCGCCTAGAGCTATTCCGGGTGCCCAAACCAGTTTGGTGCCATCCGGGGTGCCTCGACCTCTTCGGTGTTGTGGATCAGATCagcaagggtccgggcgcccgaagtggATTCGAGCGCCCGGAGCGGGTTCGCGTGCTCGGAgcgagataaaattttatccctcacCCATTGCGTAGTCGTTTGCGAGAAGATGAGATTTGCCACTTGGGGGTGCCCAGACCTTGCCATGTTAGCAAACAGTCGTTTTCAGTTAGTGgattataaatatagccctggtctTCTCCTTTTCGAGTAACACACTTTGTACTTCCAATATTCTTTCTGTCTTTCATTTCCGAGCATCATTTTTGtgtacaaggtttctccgcctccgacgttttgttcgagaaggagatttttctattGATCCCACTTTTCTTAGaatagcaatcttctgattacaaaccaaatAAAAATTTGTATGTCTCGTAACTTTTTTTAATTCCTTTATATTTTGTTTAAGTGTATAATTGAAAAAATCCTATTGGTTGAGAAAGGTGTTTGATGTTTTATATTGTGTAGGGTAATTCACTCCCTCTTATCGGCCATAAGGgatctacaattggtatcagagctcaatcACTTCAGAAGAATTAACTGTCGAATAAAGCACAAAAGACGATGACTGGAACAATCATCCACCCACGAAAGTTCGAAGGAGACTTTGTAcactggaagaagaaaatggaggtttatttcaaaactgattttgatatatttcttATCTTAAAAAATGGTTTTGTAGTACCTACCGACATCAACGACGagttaaagaaagaagaaagctggacaaagaaggaacaaacTACGTTTATGGCCAATAGGAAAGcggaatttcatctgctaagtgtgcTGCCATCACAAGAGGTAAATATAATCGAAGTCTACAAGTTTGCAAAAGACCTCTGGaaaaaattcttggagcttcacgaaggatcctccgaagccaagcttgttAGAAGAGATCTTCTTCAAAATCAACTGACGAATCTGCGACTAAAGGAAGGCGAAATAGTTCCTCAACTGCACGCCAAACTAAAGGAGCTAGtcaccgaactcacgaatctcggagaaaaggaaACCAACCGAGTTTgctaaggtatgcgcttaacgTTTTTCCTAGAATACCTGAATGGTCAACTCTAGTAGATGCATATCACATCTCTAGAGAtttagaggtaagtaatttaaaagagctattttctacatttgaaattcatgagtctagATGTGCAGATCCAAAGAAGAAGCCAAAGTAAAATATTGCATTAAAGACAAAAATGGACAAACCAGACTCTGAAACATCTCTCAATGATGATGAAACGACAttcatggtaaggaagtttaaaagattttttaaagctaataaattcattcaagtgcatgccaaaagaagaaaaaggaaagtgaAGTGTTAttattgcaatgaagaagggcatgtcaaagataattgcccaaaactgaagaataAGGACAAAAGATCGACtcaaaaaaaaacacaagaacctaaaagtaaCATGGGACGAAAAGTCATCAGAATCAAAGATTGAAGCCTACGTCGGACTTGCGCTTATGGCAAGTCAATAAGAAGatgatgaagcaagctcatccgagaAGAGCATAAAGGGCATCGAAGAAGGGGGAGCAATGTTAGAAGGAAACATCATTACAGGGGAAGCTTTAGATAAAAGGATCgacgaggtaagtcaggtatggtctctacctcctgaccaacTTTATAAGTTCATTAAAATATTATCCAAAAATTCCTATCAATTAGAAAATGACAATAAAAAAGtattaatagaaaataaagagctaaaaggaactttagcaaaatcatgcCGGCTAGAAGATttcgaaaaaataaaaatacaaaatacaaaattgaaagaacaaatagaaaatttcaagAATTTTACATGTTCGAATTTtattacttttagaaattatcaagtacttaattggtattttagatataataagggctaaattagaaaattatcaccaaaatatgtttcaaaaaatttctaattaatccaataggtaggaacctatattgggttctaaatcatgtttaaattaaatttgtatgCATGTCttacttttaatttgatttaatattattttttattagaatTGTCTAAATAAATTGTGTAGTTAATTTCTAGTTGAAATAAATTCGATCTTAATTTTTTCGATAAAGAAGAGTTCATTACTTCTttgtagaaaaaattttaaatttttttgacagttgaattattttttatgattttttttaaaaaaaattatattttttcaatgtaaaaatatttttcagagtTATTTTTGTAAACTTTATTTTTATGTGAAAATTTATCATGTTCTCTATCCaagaaaatattttcatatttattttaccattattgaattttctatgaattttttataaaaatactaattttaatattcaaaattcttgaaggtttaatttttaattttttttttacaaaaatacttgctctattacattcttaaaaaaaatttataagatatTTTGAGCTTAGAAAATAtttgtaagtattttttttaagaaactaCATCTTGGCGTAGAAACTAATCTATTAccgcttaaattatttttaatttttgaaaaaaaattatcacaGCTTTGGCCTGTTTAACTGCTATAaaagtttttagaaatttcaaataatttttttaaaaaattgccttataaatcataaaagttcatattttcaaaatttaagagTTCATAATTTTTTCGGATTCTTAGTAAATTTTCTCCTTAGAAATTATTtgagatttattttaaatttatttttcaagattTCCTCTActtttaatgtgattaaaggggaagaattagagattaagtctaaggggagagtacatttttttaaatgttattatatacttattattttaatgttatttgttttgatttaccctaacttaacttggattacaCACATAAAAAAAGGAAGATATTATAAAtgccccgtggtagttttgatgcgataaatcaagtcaagttaagtttttttatcttttaatgccttgtgtttaagtgtgaagGAATTTTGGAGTATATGAAGTCGagagaaagacgcagctagcgagaaagatgacacgggagagagttaaATGGCTCGGTGCTTCTGATagatgaggtgctgcgaaagagtacgctgacagacaagaaggaaagatgcaacatttccgagggatgagaagacggaatggaagattgctcgagaagaccgaaaaagGAGTTCGAGTAagccctattttggatggttgaaatcacccaaacaaacagAGCTATAACGAAAGCCCAGACAGAAATTCAACCTTGAGTTCACtctagtccgggcgctcggaccagtttGGTATCATCTGGGGCGCCTTGACCTCTTCGGCGTTGTGGATCAGATCAAcaatggtctgggcgcccggagtaggataaaattttatcctgcaCCTAGTGCGTAGCCGTTTGTGAGAAGATGAGATTTGCCACATCGGGGGCACCCGAAGAGGGTTTGGGCACTCGGACTGTGCCACGTCAACAAACGGTTGTTTTcgaccagtggactataaatagagccctagtctTTTCCTTTTCGAATGACATACTTTGTACTTCAAGTATTCTTTTTGTCTTTCATTTTTGAGTGTCATTTTCGTGTACGAGGCTTTTTCGCCTTCAAcgttttgttcgagaaggagatttttctactaagTTGACTTTCTTTGGAATatcaatcctctgattgcaaatcaagtaaaaatttgTGTGTCTCGTACATTTCTTTAATTCCTTTATATTTTGTTTAAGTGTGTAATTAAAAAGGCCCTATTCATTGAGAAAGGTGTTTGCTGTTTTATATTGTGCAAGGCAATTCACTCTCCTCTTATCGGCCGCAAGGGACTTACAACATTTGTGGGGTTTTTTCTCCAAATGGTACGTGCAACCACGAAATGCTGGGTTTCTGGGCCGCTGACCGTGAGCACTTCTTGATTTACCCTGGCGATTAGTGAAAAACTTCTACAAGGTAGGTTGGTCACCCCAGATTCAGTATTACCTGCTTTAATATTTTCAAGTGGATCATAGATGATTGTATAACTAGTATAAAGCCTCCATTTCAAAATACTATTTCAAGAGTACGACAAGCACGCTAGGGAGGGGAATACATGtaaataaaatgattttttatcaTTTGATAATTGCTTAGTAAGAACACACATTAAGTAGTATATAAAGAAAGATGAACATGATTATTTTCTTGGTTCACAACCTCTAGGGTGTTGCACCCAAAGCTTATGTGTTGGAATTAAGAAGATGAAAGGGTACCCTTTCTCCTTCATCTTCTAGCTCATTTAATTCTTCCTCTAATATATATGtgtccaagccaaagaagaaaaggGGGCTTGCGGGTTCTTGCTGTGTGCAAGGTTTGTGCAAAGTCTAAGAGAAAGTGTTTGCCCCGTACATGAAAGGTCTCTGTGCAAGATTTGTCCGTgtacacaagat from Zingiber officinale cultivar Zhangliang chromosome 5B, Zo_v1.1, whole genome shotgun sequence encodes the following:
- the LOC121985312 gene encoding probable polygalacturonase At1g80170, yielding MEKILGLFTLLIIPLLIINVSCSGEESSSPQSTNLWFDGYGEEEQEYGGELQDEMDSFLMLKSEKGARIPVNVDSFGAVGDGVADDTQAFQNAWDEACSLKDAVFLVPENRRYKVNATKFVGPCERNLIIQVSGIIVAPEEPDDWNPKYSKIWLSFSKLNGVKFQGGGIIDGSGSKWWAASCKINKKNPCKGAPTAVTIDSSSGIRVKDLTIQFAQQMHFTISRSEAIRISGVHINAPSDSPNTDGIHITDSTNVAIQNCHIGTGDDCISIVNASKNIKMKSIQCGPGHGISIGSLGKDNSTGIVTGVVLDMAKLTGTKNGVRIKTWQGGSGYVKAVRFENVEMIDVENPIIIDQFYCDSPTTCMNHTSAVKISQVIYRNIRGTSRSPNAMKFACSDTVPCSNIVLNNINLERENGTAETFCNCAIGFDYGVVLPKADCLKSSSCGGTQEDNQKQKHDPIPTHTEL